In the genome of Vanessa cardui chromosome 18, ilVanCard2.1, whole genome shotgun sequence, the window tttcttacagtaacaATATCTTTGAGTGATAGTTATGACATACCTTCAAGTGGTATTGACCCCTACCAATatcataatgaaaaaataaaaattaaaaaaaatgtaattaatgctTTTAAAGGATATAGTTCACACATTTCTTAATTAaagagagcagagatggcccagtggttagaatgcgtgcatcttaaccgatgattttgggttcaaacttcaaacccaggcaagcaccactatatatgagtgcttaatttgtgttcattatTCATCTCAttctcggcagtgaaggaaaacttggtgaggaaacctgcatgtgtctaatttcatcgaaattctgccacatgtgcattccactaacctgcattggaacagtgtggtgtaTATATGGTCCAAGCCCTCTCGTTAATGGGAtgggtggccttagcccagcagttggaaatgtACAAGCGGTTTctttacatttacttttaattgaatattttcacTTAAATGTTGGTTCATTATGTTTTCAGTATACATGTCTGATTTGCAACTTGTTTGACGATGAAGACAAGAAACAGTACCACTGTGAAGGCTGTGGCATATGCCGTGTGGGAGGGCGGGACAAATTCTTCCACTGCGAGCGGTGTAACATGTGCTTACCTGTACAGTTGAAACGTGTTGGTCACAGGGTAAGTGATATATGAACgacaattacaataaatatataattctactaaacATAGCTCTTATAAGATATTCTTTGTTATTACTATAATTACTAACATTGGATACAGTGTACTGTATACAAACTGTATACAAAGTGTACTGGACTGTATACAAAGTTTTAAAAGCGTTCAtacatctatatatgtatatgcacatatatctatatatgtatgtcgatTTAATTTGACGCTAACTGTAGCCAGCGCCTTCGCTCCTTTAGGGGTTCGTCCAGTTGATGGAGAGAAAAAATGTGGACTcccttcataccaaaattcatcaaattcccTTCAGTGATTCGGCCGTGAAAGACCAACAAATAGATGGCAGACAgctatttattatcattacttagtataaaacaaagtcacttcccactgtctgtccctatgtatgcttaggtctttgATGCGTTAGGATTTTGCtgcgttgtttttttaatagatagagtgaatggagaggaaggtttttgtatataatgggcaatatagtagagaatacAAAACAGTCTAGTTGCTAGTATTTGTTTAGATTTTATGTCAAGTATTAGATAAACTGTCTTTTAAAAGAATTCCAAAACATTATAGTAATGCAAATGAAGGTATGAGTGTGATCTAACCTTGTGAGCATTTCATTCCCGGGTTATCCATAATCCAATAAGTTATATTTGAAGgtcaaataattaatcataaaacgTTTATCATTATCCCATTAGTGCATAGATGTTAGGCTAGTTGCAACTTAAGGCCTGCCATGGTGTCATGTCATGTACATGGATTAATCCTGGGACGAAAGCAAGGCAtgcaaataattatcaaattgaCGATAAAATTAagctcattataatataattaagagtCACGTATTTCATAAGATTACACGATGATAAAAGGTATCAATCTTAGTAAATTCAATTCAAGAGAATTCCATCATGATATGAGAATTTGTTAGTGTAATAATTATTCTAGAAACTATACCGTTTTATTGTATCCGAATTCGAaacgatgtattattatttggcaaagttatatttacatgttttaatatagtttgaAAAACACTGAAAagtctttcttttgttttttaaaaagagaattTTGCTATCGTCATAAGATTATAAGCGAAAGAGAGTTTTTTCCGGCTAATGTCTCAAACGGCTACACCGATTTTGAAGGTACTTTCGCCGGCAGATACCTAGTGTAATattgagtaacttaggctatttttatttgagaattatgtataaaataataataaagtcacgctgcaatATCCAAACACAAGTACAACACAAGAAGTGTCAAGTACCGCGCGCGTCCCTTGCCGTCACGATTTAATACcacaaaagctgcctaatacaaaattaataagtttaaataaaatctgcgaatttaataataatttatttgttaaattaaacgctcacgaagtcgcgggcacaggtAGTATTAATGTTGGTACATCATGTTACGCCTGTTTTTTTACTAACGGCTAATAACGTTCTAAGTAAGTTTACACAACATAAGTCTATTCCAAGCGTcccatataaaatgattttctgGAATGTTCGAATTAATTGAAAGAAAATTGGCAGTCAGAAAATATTCAGTGGAAATATTACATTTCAGTGTGTGGAGAATGTGTCCCGGTCGAACTGTCCCGTGTGCCTGGAGGACATCCACACGTCGCGCATCCCGTGCCACATCCCGGATTGCGGCCACCTGCTACACCGGCCCTGCTTCGAGCAGATGCTCAAGTCGGGCCACTACGCCTGCCCGACGTGCCAGACCAGCATGATTGATATGACCAATGTGAGCACcacatttcatcatcatcatcatcaagagctgagatggcccagtggttagaacgcgtgcatcttaaccgatgattgcgggttcaaacccagacaagcaccactatatatatgtgcttaattgtgtttataattcatctcatgctcggcggtgaaggaaaacatcttgaggaaacctgcatgcgacaaatttcatagaaattctgccacatgtgtattccaccaacccgcattggaacagcgtggtggaatacgttccaaaccctctccttaatggaagaggaggccttatctcagcagtgggaaatttacaggctgttactttactttttttactttacatcatcatcagcccgttttggtccactgctggatataggcctctccaagtgcacgccactgtggtctttctccggctactcgcatccagctcctgcctgccgccttgcgtatatcgtcactccaccgtgcctgaggacgtcctacactatgtTTGCCGAGACGAGAGTTTGCACCACATTTACTTAGGAAAAATTTACAGCTCAtgcatcatcctcctgcccttatcccaatattatttgggtttggcgcagcatgtctccttccatacttctctgacagacgtcatctcacaagtaacattctttctaaccatgtcgtctttcacacaatccatccatcgtttccttggtcgtcctctacctctacagCTCATGCAGAGAACGTAAAAACAGACCCAGTTATGTCCAATTAAGTCTTCTTAACTGACTTTTATGGTTCATCTCAAAACGCGGTGGAAATTTCACAAAAATGTGGATGAACAGAGGCAGACTCTTTACCAGTCTTTATTAAAATGGATTTGAGAGTCTGATCTGCCCTGAGTTACACCccttaactttaaaatttagtgaatatatatgtgtgtgatcatatataacggagcagcacgtccgagcccgtttttagaaaacatgacgtcagcatagctgacggtggtatgaaataaaactcaggaaataatcctctctgatttattccaatatgagacggtccgatcgctccgacggctcgaccaagtctgtcgataccggcgggcgcttgatcttttataacaaaaataggtgggtagatttattcactcaacataacagttgtttacaaacattaaaatatttcagactaatttaacatttcacaattcactaaaaatgattaatttaacaatgaaacagttttaaattattaaaataatcatttctgggcACGtgtatttcttaaattcgtggtttcgcgccgacatatataatatacatgtatagtaCAATATTATATCCCGTGCAACTGCGCAGATATAGCGGTATAGATTAGCTTACGGTTTAAGCGGTATAGCTTACCAAGTACTCCTCCCTTCCAGCTGTGGAACTACCTGGACTCCGAAGTGGCTGCGACCCCCATGCCGCCCGAGTACGCAGACTACAAGACGACCATTCTATGCAAAGATTGTCACAAGGTATTTCTTATTTCTGTGTCGCGTCTTGCCGTAACTGGGAGAAGAACGCAGCTAAGTATAGTCAAGGAGCTTTAACTCGCTGATCAGTGTCCCATATAACCGGATATATATAACACGCTGTTCTCATTTTCGTTGTCGTCGACAAAGACGAAAAACAGACTTTCATCTTTACATATCACATCAACACCAATAAATTTGAACCTCAAGACTTAAACCAGGTCAAATAGATACATCAAGGTCAacgtcaaaaatctttattcaaaatagaagtgattacactttcttattgattattaaaaaaaatctgccaccgcttcggaatttaacacctcaaacctgagaagaaccggcgaaaagctggatcaatttttttttatctcatgttacatatacaatatatatttttaataataatacaaatatatttttgtaattcgaaatagcctggaggcgatccTCTCATTCCCAATTTGCATCATTTGACCTGATACTGGAGATTAGAGCACTTTGTGATTTTTTGTGCACTCGTACCTCTAAGTGCCGGAAATCAGTTTATAAAACTAGATATAATATTcatctttgtttattattatacagagAAAAAGAAATTCAGACAAGACATCATATGGATATGGATTTATGGTCAAACTAATTTCAAGGTCAAGACAGTTCTGACATAACATAAAGCTCTACACTTTTGGTTTTAGTTATCGACTGTAAAGTTTCACGTGGTCGGACTCAAGTGTCAGCACTGCGGCGGATACAACACGTGTCAGACGAACGGATTTCACaagtaattatacattaatttctTAACAAATTACCTaaaatatgagtcgagatggccctgtggttagaacgcgtgcatcttaaccgatgattgcgggttcaaacccaggcaggcaccgctgattcatgtgcttaatttgtctttgtaattcatctcgtgctcagcggtgaaggaaaacatcgtgaggaaacctgcatgtgacaaatttcatagaaattctgccacatgtgcattccatcattccaatgcgggttgcattggaacagcgtggtggaatatgttccaaaatttctcctcaaaacgagaggaggcctttagcccagcagtgggaatttacaggctgttgttgttgttgttgttacctaaaatatattttgactgtCTTgtcttacaaatatttaactaaatcgTAATGGTGTGTACAAACATTTCCAGAGATAGTGGCAGCTCAGAGCAGTGCGACTCATCGTCGTCTCCGTCGAGTTCCACCAGTCGAAGTTCGACCTTCGAGCCGAGGGACGAACCAATCAACGACGACCTACCGCAAGCCAATCCGCTCGACGAACCGCCGCAGGCCTGACCAGAACCGGACGAAACCGGAGCGAGCCGGACCGATACCGGAACGAACCGGCACGTCTGACGTCATGCGGACTAGTTTTGTACTTTAATTGGACGTCTTTTTTATGTGTAGCTGTtatgtattaactatttctaaatgttttggattttttaatttatttatctctgaataattttaatatatagcaaCACAAGAAAACGATAGGAGCATGTAAATAACctcaattcaattataattcaaaaagtttatagttaataactatataataataactcatGACTAATGCCGGCTGCATTAGTTGGGCATTTTTGCGCATGTCTTTCCCTTTCAGTCAAATGACACGTAATAGACCAATAGGCGACAAGCGTCGACTGACGGACCAATCGCGATTGTCCAAAGAGATCTAAAAATGTTCTACTGCGCAGATTTTGCATTCGCTAGAAGTACTCCGACGAGAATTTCTAAGCTGTTTACTGCATGTGCCACggattaaatcaatttattggAAATTGATTTAATCCGTGGCACATGAAAAAAACGCAGAGTAAGGAATGGAACTGATAATGATATCCAGTAAActcaaaaacatataaaacacaATCGACTAGAGAGATTTAGAAATGCCGCCTCTGTTTTACGGGACTCAATGATATTATACAACATCGAATATATCATGCAAGTGttaattaagtaacaaaatatGCCAATCTTATTTTGGGTATGtgtattacatatttgttttatatattgaaatatatacattagaTTGGGCACGATAGAGAAAATCATTTCGAAAATATCTCGCTACGGCATATTAGACTAGCGAACCTATAATACAGCATTACACCTAAcggtatacaaacatatatttggAATATGAATGCTATAAAATGTTCTCgtattgtataattttcattatcgatctatatgaaaattttaaataatattacaatattatccGTAAGTCTAGATCCACAATATACACCTTTCTGTGTGAAAAAGGGGCCAAGCGGGCAAGAaagctcatctgatggaaagtgacaacCCTGACAGTCTTGCAATGCTGGAGGGTTTGTAGGTAAATTACAAGTCTTTAAAGACATTCTAGGTTTTATATTCGGTTTGTCTAAAGGCGAAAGGTTTCCCATAGTGATTGTGTGAGATAGAAAATATCTTAAAGAGAAAATGAGGAGGAGTTAATGAGACGTTAGATATGCCAGTCCAAGAGATTTTGATCTACATCAGTTCCCACAAGACAATGACAAGTATGATTTAAGCGATAATCTGTCTTTGACTATAATCATGCAAACAGTTTTTGGTCACAGATTGGTCATGGAACAGAATGATTCTCGAAATTTCGATGCTAGGTATTCCGATATGGCAGCCAGAGAAGTATTCTCTATTATATTCTCTATTATTTGATTTAGTCGACGCACAAACGTGTCGCTTTGGAGTTGAATAAGACCAAGTTTAGCTGGCCTCAGTCCGTAACTAATACTTGAATGTTTAGTACTCTTGTATTGCAGGCCccaagcagtaaataaattaagttattatctGTGGTATGTTagcaaaagaaataatttttaaaataaaaaaatgttaaaaaaaaacatttcctcACAATTACCCAATATGGCGttgcttttatttcaaatgGTAATGCaacagattatattaaatattttcatagcaATTTCtatttcctaaaataaattttgatttgattgttctTAAGCAAAATATCCCGCTTAAGTAAGATATTTATATCGACTTCTAACTCGGGCACATAGATgtgttcattattataaaaataaatacaaacgttACTCAAAAAATGTCAAACAACAGATAACCTATACTACTTATATTAGTAGTGTTTATTTAGTAAGAAAaagtatatcaatataatttataaaaaaaattacgtccaaataaaaacattgagaCGCtcaattttttaactttattaaatatcataattattatttatgataaatattctaaaaaatccGTCAacttaagtaataatataatgtttaaggTAATACTTTGTGATATCATTAATATAGATTGGGCTTGTAACGATAATGTTGTTATTCTAGGTACGAGCTCGCTGAGCCTAATTCTGTAGATCATGAGGTCTAATAGCAACCGCAAAAGTAATTGCGTATGTCTGTCAAATAATTTTCAGCTATAAGTCCAGATTTGCGAGTGTTACTTACCCTTTGTTGCACATAAAACCTTTGTTCCTGCGGTCTCCCAGACTATGACAAGGGAAAATAGTGTACGTGTACACTATATTCCAATGGCTAAGAGCAGTAAAGATAAACAAGAATTAAGCGTCACCAATGGTTCCATTATTACTTGTAATCATTCAAAATATCAGTTTAAAAAATCTGATAACAATGTTgccaaaaaaattacaaatccataattatttaaatttagtcgaGATTCGATATcaatcaattcaaggtcaaagttgtatAAATCGTAAGGTCTCCTGCCATTGAAATTGACTATAAGTGGTtgattatacataaattattctttacaagcctaatttgtatattaaacaGTAATcgctaatattaaataaatatcaacaataatatttaatataattaacaatttgtttAGGCTTGTATAAATATAAGAGGCTTTGTAGTAGATTTTGTGTATAACACctaatttaagataaaaagtattaacttGCTATATGTGTTAACAAATATGGACCTTATGGATGTTTCAATAACgaacattttaatacaatattatacataatataactaCATAGTCATTGTGtacatttaatatgtaatacatttttaataaggaAAATTGATAAGTAAACActtcatcaataaaaaaactCCTTTCAGCACTAtttgaaaatgtatgtatgtatatgcataatacattttcatatgGTGTTGCAAGTAACTAAAGTTAATTACAATACTTTTCAACTGAAATTATTAATgtcctttatattattttgttgtaatttctacctaaaatatatagtaaaaaagtcTCTTGATACACTGCAgggttgaattttatttttaaggagaagattcTTAGTGTATTTCATCATTCAGATTGGTGGGTACACTTGAAGGTGCTCTTAGAACTGTCTACTTTggtaatacttttaaatatattcagtatgttttcatattatatatgtcttACTGCCACAACAACCGCCATTACTATGATATATCACACTATAATAGTTTATTCTATGTTATTATCTCAAGTGTTCTATACTAATAAGTATTCTGTGTGCAttacaaaggttttttttagtACATCTATCTTTAACAGTGACTATTTGTCAATGATCCACACAATGACCAGACTCTTGTGTTGTTTTATGTTTGGAAATTATTCCATCATGTTATTCCTGTGCGGATTGGTGGTGAAtgacatttgaaattatattttcacttcaaaatatgtagtatatattaggtcatattatattacaagttattacgtttgtgtaaagatcatattcacgtaagaaataaatattgaggaTAGCTTATTTAATTTGGGTTTGAtctgttttacgaattttgtcgatgctacatttaaattgtgtcgtactatacctaaatAAGGTTATATAATATCAGCGgcattttgaaaattataaaaatctacttatatttttgaaagaccaattttgtgattaaaatataaagcatatcctaatttaaaaaaatattaatggcaAAAAAACTTGATAACGCGAATCCGTAATGGGTACCATATTCAAGATCTACTAATGAGACTGTGTCAATTCAACGTTGTTTCTTAGCTTTACTCTTTAAATAGTCTTTCGTTCGATATGATTCTCCTTTTCGTATATATATTTCCATATTCCTTTGATAACTGCATGagcaaaaatatgttattttctttctagtgtaatatatataattttaggtttttctttttgtaaaatcACACATTGTTCTGAAGTTAGGTAATTTTCTAAAGTACAGTATTTTATGTCCTTAGTGCGTATATGTTGTTATAgatgtgtaaaaataattaatattaatttaaattaaggatGAACTGTGAGCTTCaagttacataattttattttatttttgttgattttagGGACATGTATATCCcatctttgttttaatttcgtaTACTAAATAAAAGCAAGTACATAgaatggaattttattttttacaaacctAGAGGAACCCTCTAGCCCTATTCTTATGATGGAAGGCATATTAGTGAATGTAGAAAATCAGGGATAttactcaatataatataataagtggaTTAGTCACCAGTCATCTATAGATATGGACACTGTGAGTTATAACCAGTCTAAACCCacaataataaatgcatatCCTTTGGGAGTGTTTATACTGCATAGTGATTCATCGACTGGTTTAATTTATAGACTATAAAGAGCGTTAGTGTCGGTGGTTGGTATAATTCATTAGTGGTTTACGAAAACGAGTGGAACTTTTTTTGTTGACTGTACTGACTCTGTTATGTTGACCGGTTGAAGAGAATTACTTGCCTTCAACTCTGAAGATGATCTTGATAGTGTCTCTGAATGGACTTATGACATTTTAAGAACTCTTAAATCAacattatactataaaatttcaGGGATCTGTATTAGTAATATgacattatttatacttatagtCATTCCCATAATATAATAGAGGTAAATATAcaaggtaataaaataaaataaattatcttgcaacaattatgtttattttcaatgaatgcaaaaaaaatacaataaataaaatataacttaacatCTCTTCCCAAATATTAGGAATGGTTTGGGAATGTTTAAGCTTAAACTACAAAGTTGGAAAAATAGGAAATATTATAtctactaaattttattttgaaaattacttgataattatacacaaatatattttcactatATATACTTCTAATATTAGATTAAGTAATAATAGCGCTTGATATTCAAATTAACAAGCTAGGTTTAAGTATGACTATAATCTAGTTTAACGTAGATTGTGTTTAGGCTCAGTTCACGTAGATTTAATAAGACGGTCAGGCTTTCGTTCTTTAAAGGTTCCGAAATTTATCTaattactgataattttatttttaattatgtattttgatatctctatgttaatgaaaatatatattatgttataatgtattttatgagtttaaaaacagATATTATTTGACCAGTTACAGtttcaaatgtaataacttctctattcaattcaatttcatttacacaaatgtatgatgtataaaaaatctaaatggatttatattaattttaaaagcccTAACCGTCtttgttaatatatagaaaGTGGCAAGCCagtgaacaatttttttttaaaaaacgatgTACAgtcgtttataaaaacatttatacaaatacaagTGTGAAAAAATGTGAATATTTTTTGAAGCCGATTGTATAAACAACAACTGAGCAAAGATTACAAAGTTGAGctcaattattatcaattgtttatccatacattttaatatttcatacctATAGAGcgaaaaatcattaaattaaaaaagaaaacttaaagacgtttttaattaaattaatttttgaagcAATCATCCAAGCTCAATAATCAtaatgttccttttttaaatttaggatTACTAAAATGATTAGTTcaagttaattaataatctgCATCGAGTAAATCATTGGAATGCAATTTTGATGTAGTTGGattgtttgtattaattttacctAAAAATACTGAATTCATAGTCAaaacataattgaataaatgaaaCCAATTTCATACAAGTTTAAGGGCTTAAACTTTTGACATGATAACTAAGAACCATATCAACTTCGCAATAAGATTGAAAATTGAAGAAATGTTGGCGagttttatgacatttgtgTTGTGAATTTAAATGGTCTTTCCTCGGTTGTGACTTGTCGCTCTATAGGGACGATATAttcacataaattttattacttactcattatatataataacttattaataaatatatgttttacatatatatcatccttatatattatataaagcgtTATAGCTCTTCTACGAGATCACTAACAAatctatattacaaatataatttatacaaaagcaTATAGCTCTACAGGTTGCCTTATAGATAGGTatgttttcatttcaaattcacctaaatactacttattataatacatatatgtaacttTGCCGAAcgattaaaattttttaaaaatggataCACTTTTCTAATATATcgcgtttttattaataaaaaaaaatattaatatattatttttattactttagccAGTgtcttttacattattaataagacTAGGTAATGGCTGATATTCCATTgcctcattattattattacaaaaagctATTCAATAACACACGCCCCTTTTTGTACTAAGCCTTCGCACAAGGACATCACTATCTAAAACTTCAAATCAATCGAATAGATTTCGATGTATCGATTCAATAAAGATAATATCGAACATATCAAAATGATTTAAATCTCTTTACTTGATTCTCGAATAAAATAActctatatataaagtaaaaaagtcaattaattaatgtaatatttatttaaaaaaatgcatatgaCGTATCTACGAAAAGGCATTaccttttttttcaatataaggTCTATAAGGTGACTAAAGTTagataagaaatttgaattcaacaattattttttttttaaaagtgccAAAGAGTTTTGTAAAATtcctaaattaattttttaattgcgaaaaagtttttattgattcAGTTTACTGTCACGGGAAATCCTAACGGGGATGTACCGACATAGACAATATGTTTGCTATATTTAAATGGCGTGTATCATTTAACAATAAGTGACGTGCCTGTCAattgttattcaattatattaattagaatttGATAAGACAGTGCTATCTTTAACATGTCtctttaatctttttattattagataaaaatcagttttaaaaataaatcaaaagaaatTTTCATTACAAGTTAATAATCGTGTAAAGTATTTTGATAATCAAACATtctagttattgttatttattggaATAAGCGGAATTATTGGAAATACTGTATCGGTATAAAAATACTTAGTTATAGGTAGTAAGTACTGTTCAATTTAAGGCGAGTTCCCACTGCGACGTGAAGACTGTCGTCCTGATAGAAATGTCTTATGAAAGCACGAGACGATTtataaatttgccgctagtaggctcttcaatttttgccgcccctactgatttttgaaatt includes:
- the LOC124537397 gene encoding RING finger and CHY zinc finger domain-containing protein 1, with translation MSKVNSETPNGETAVVTEEIAEKRIGCAHYKRRAKFVTPCCNKLYMCRYCHDENEEHYFNRKSVTELICTECDTRQKVQAECVNCGVRFGNYTCLICNLFDDEDKKQYHCEGCGICRVGGRDKFFHCERCNMCLPVQLKRVGHRCVENVSRSNCPVCLEDIHTSRIPCHIPDCGHLLHRPCFEQMLKSGHYACPTCQTSMIDMTNLWNYLDSEVAATPMPPEYADYKTTILCKDCHKLSTVKFHVVGLKCQHCGGYNTCQTNGFHKDSGSSEQCDSSSSPSSSTSRSSTFEPRDEPINDDLPQANPLDEPPQA